The following nucleotide sequence is from Vidua chalybeata isolate OUT-0048 chromosome 21, bVidCha1 merged haplotype, whole genome shotgun sequence.
CTGCTGGTGATGTGACAAAGTGCCCGTGTGCTCCCCTGGGTTTGGGCAGCCCAGGTTTCAGCTCCTGCCTCAAAATGAGTCCTGGTGTGAGGcaagagaaaaccagaaaagcacagacagcagcagggaggggatcTTGAAAATGGCTGAAGTTTATTCAAACTAAAACTACTCACAAATGTGTAGGGCAGGGTTCTGTcagatattatttcttttagatCTGACCGGGTGTAAATCTCCAAATTATCAGCAGTGTCCACAGACCAGGAAGATCTCACTCTGAATCTGCCACGAATTCAAACAGTGCCCATTCAAACATatctgttttatatttttttatgttatttgCTCAAAACAATGAATATTGTTCCCTCCAAATGATTTCAAGAGAAGAATTGCCAGCCTTGCAGTTGGGCACGGTGATTAAAGACCCGCATGAGAGGAGGGCTGTGAATATTTCAGAGATGTAAATAGTTCTGTGTGTCCAGAGTGTCACAAATTGGTGCCTTTCAAATACTCAGCTGAGAGATTTATAAGGGATTATGAGTCCTCCTGGGGTAAGAATGGGGTGCTCTGCTaaaatctgctgcttctgctcctctcttggaatcctggatgctgagaattttaaaactttctgtgctgaagggCACAGACCCCCAAGAAAATACTATActtgacctgaggccgtggagaaaGCTCCCAAAATTGATTGATAGCACTGGGATGACGGGTGTGGAGTTGGattagaagtgtgtgatatcacgGGGTGGAAAATAAGTGCCTTCAATCCCGAGCtccacagaggcagaaaaaaagaagccaaaaccCGGCATTGCTCATCCTTCACTGACCTGCGGAGAGAGGAGAGCCCCGAGCCGGGCTCATCCTGCCGCTGCTAAACCCAAAACTGTGAACACCAGAAGGTGGCAACACGAATTCCTGCCAGCCTTCCTGAGAGCCGGCTGGGGCTGCGGGGGAACCTGAGCGCGCTGggctcctcctctgctcaggGCTCCCTCCAGAGCTCTTTTCCTCCCACTCAGCCACCACCTAATTCGTATTTTGGTTGGCAAACCTCGGTAACCGAGCGGGGGGTTGGCCTTGAGGTGTGGCTCCTTTAGTAGAAAGTGTAGAACTCTGGTTACATGATCTGCTTTTAATGAATTTGTACCTAGTTCAGAATTGTGGTTATTTGTGGGTATTCCACGTGTCCACAACCCTCTGGGAGGAAATAGTGAATTTTGGGTGCTGCTCTTGCtctcttcattttattaattcagTTTAAGgtcttgtgattttttttttttattatttctctatttttaaataaacgTCTCTCCTCTGAAGGAAAGTGCCTCTCTCCCTCAAGAAATTGGTGATCTGAAGGAGtaaaagagcagaaatgaatAAGATCACTGGCAAGTTAAagagtgtttaaaaaaatgggTTAGAGGGTGAGAAAAACCCGTGGCTGCATTTCTGAGAATCGAAAGGGAAACCTCTGAACTGGTGTGCAGAGGAGCTTGTGAAGATTAAAGCCACCCCCTGTGCAGAGTGtgtgtggcagctgctgtgttaAACACAAATATTACAGAACCAGTGGCAGGGGGATCACTTCACCCTCCCTGGAGGCAGAAATGGCAGGAGGCCTCCTGTGAGTGGTGATGCATTTTCTGTAGCACATCACGATGGAGAATTTGGATTCCAGCCTCCAAAGTGTCCATAAGCAGGATGCACGTTGAGCAAAGTGTATGGAGTCAGCACAGGAAGAGTTTATATTTGAATTATATTTGAATTAGAATTTATATTGGAGTTTCCTGTGCTGTAACCTGTTTATGTTCATGtatatatttctgtatatatttGAATTTCCTGTTCTGCTGGTCATTGCTGTTCCCTGTTCTGTAACCCCCTGCTTGTCACTGCATGTATGTGAGTGcacatttttgtgtgtgtgcacataaCACTTGCACATTGCCAATCCTGTATGCAATATCCCAGGGTGACCTTGAATTCAATAATTAAATAAGGTactgacttttttccttcttgttttaaTGACGGGAGCATTCATGTGAAGGCAGTTTATGCAAGGAGCAAAAACCTGTGCAAACAGAAGCAGCATCAAAGGAAAAGGTGGGTGAAAGATGAGGGAGTGCAATGCAGCtttatttcaattaataaaATGATCACTTGTTAATTTGGATTAAACAAACACCTGAGAACATCTTCAGATCCAGCAGTTGTTTCTGGCTGCTCTTCACATCCCAGCAAAGCCCTGCTGActgccttccctcccctgctcccacaACTGCCTTCACTAAATTATCTTCTCAATTAACCTTCTAAAATGGGCCAATATTTGTTCCCTCATACCTTGAGTGAGAGCCTCCTGACCAGGAGTGTGCTCTACAGCATCTCCTTTGTGAGAAATTGTTGCCAGGTGATGCCTGTGCTCATTCAGTTTGTTCTGTCGTGATGGGGTCCGGGAGATGGACACCTCACTGCCAGGCTGTGTGCAGGAAACCTGCTCTCAACCACACTCTTCATTGATTTACCATCAATTTTCAAAgctggttgggcactggaagcTGTGGAATTGCCTTGACTTGAATTTATCTGATTTacagctgctgggtttgtggCTTAGGTGTTTGTagggaaataaaagaattcCCTTCAATTGGTTTTGATTATTTcccctgcatttttttttttttttcaacagagCCACTCTACATCCTCATCCAACAAGGATGGctgttgtttttctgaagtTGGCTGTGCATTTAGGGTGAGTGAAACAAGTCTCTTCAGGCATGTTCCACCCTGGTTTGGACATTCCCTTCAGGGAAGTGTCTCTCAAAACAGAGTCAGCACTCCTGATGCCAGATGATGGAGCTGCACCTGCACCTTGCAGTTTTTCCATGTCCCAGGGAGCTGAAGGGTGGCTGGGTttgtccccagggcagctgtggtgGCCATGGAGGGTGCAGTGACAGCGTTGTCTCTTCCAGGGAAGCAAAGAGAAGATCCAGGAGCACGAAAACTCCGCCGTGGGGGCCCacatgctgctcctgctgcagcacatgaggcagctgcagggaacCCTGTGCTCCAAGGGCTTCTCCCCACGGCCAGAGCTGAACTTGAAGAGTGCAGGAAAAAGCATCTGCCACCTGCAgatcccagcagggctgcagctcagcagggatcCAGAAATGGACTGTTTCCCTGGATCTTCCTCTGTCCCTGAGGATGAgtctgtcctgcagcagctcgTGAGGGAGAAGGTGATTTCTGAGCTGGAAAATAAGCTGCACGTGTTTGAGAACATTGTGGCAGTGCTCAATAAGGAGGTGGAGAGCTCTAATTTGGAAATCCTGGCCTTCAGGAGACAGAGTGAGCTGGACCAGAACATAATTCGGGGCCTTGAACTGAAGGTAAAAATTACATCAAGGATTGTCTGGGTGCTTGTTCTGTAGCCAACAAATACTGACACACGTCAGGGGGAGCTGGGGTAGGGATCAGAACAGAGTCTGAGCACTGAAGGGCTCAGTTCTGGACACATATTCAGGATCCTTTTGTTGTTCAATACATTTTCAAACGTGCCTCTCTAATATTTGTTCTCTAAATCCACGTTTAGGTAGTGAGATACTCCTGAAAATTTTGAGTGTTAGTCTGCCATGATCAGACTGTGAGCAGGCAGAAGAGCTGTTTAATTGCCTGATCCTctcacagcagcattttgcCTGGAGGCCCAAACAACatctctctgtgtgttttgaCATATTGCTGTCACTTAGAAAAGAATCAAAGCAGAGCTTCCAGAACATGAGGACTCCAGAAGGATGCAGCcacccctgcagcacagcctggagcagggggtGACTGAGGActggtttttttctcccagattgCAGAGCTGCACCGGTGCCTGACGCAGAAGGACGCGGGCCTGAGCAGCCTGCACAAGAGCCTGCTGTTCTCTGAGCAAGCCTCCTACGATGGGATCTTCCTCTGGAAAATCACAGAGGTTGCCAGGAAGCTCCAGGACTCTGTGACTGGCAGGACAGTCAGTTTGTACTCCCCA
It contains:
- the TRAF1 gene encoding TNF receptor-associated factor 1 isoform X4, which encodes MKDFEEHQSLCEYALIPCHTGCGHVVMRRKLADHLENGCANNVTVCQQCQCSLASSECQHSCEGSLCKEQKPVQTEAASKEKSHSTSSSNKDGCCFSEVGCAFRGSKEKIQEHENSAVGAHMLLLLQHMRQLQGTLCSKGFSPRPELNLKSAGKSICHLQIPAGLQLSRDPEMDCFPGSSSVPEDESVLQQLVREKVISELENKLHVFENIVAVLNKEVESSNLEILAFRRQSELDQNIIRGLELKIAELHRCLTQKDAGLSSLHKSLLFSEQASYDGIFLWKITEVARKLQDSVTGRTVSLYSPAFYTAKYGYKVCLRVYLNGDGTGKGTHMSLFFVVMKGDYDALLPWPFRHKVTFMLLDQNNREHIIDAFRPDLTSASFQRPVNDMNVASGCPMFLPLAKLQSPKHAYVREDTLFLKCIIETN